The genome window TAGTCCAGGACCAGAATGACAACCCTCCTCAGGTCCTGTACCCAGTCCAGACTGGAGGCTCTCTGGTGGCTGAAATGGTGCCTCGTTCAGCAGATGTGGGCTATCTGGTGACTAAAGTGGTGGCTGTTGATGTGGACTCTGGACAGAATGCCTGGCTCTCCTATAAACTGCAGAAAGCCACAGACAGGGCGCTGTTTGAAGTGGGCTTACAGAATGGAGAAATAAGAACTATCCGCCAAGTGACTGATAAAGATGCTGTGAAACAAAGACTGAGTGTTATAGTGGAGGACAACGGGCAGCCCTCTCGTTCAGCTACAGTCATTGTTAACGTGGCGGTGGCGGACAGCTTCCCTGAAGTGCTGTCTGAGTTCACTGACTTTACACACGACAAGGAGTACAATGACAACCTGACTTTTTACTTAGTGTTGGCTTTGGCTGTAGtttccttcctcttcatcaCGTGTTTAGTGGTTATTATCTCAGTGAAAATCTACAGATGGAGACAGTCTCGCATCCTGTATCACTCCAGCCTGCCTGTGATTCCATATTATCCACCACGTTACTCAGACACTTTGGGGACAGGGACTCTCCAACACGTGTACAATTACGAGGTGTGCAGGACGACTGACTCCAGAAAGAGTGACTGTAAGTTCGGCAGAGCCGGTAGTCAGAACGTGCTGATAATGGACCCCAGTTCTACAGGGACGATGCAGCGGATACAGAGTGAGAAGAGCATCCTGGATGAACCAGACTCTCCTCTGGAGGTGAGGTGCAATACGCAAGCATTTATTCTTTTACCAGAACTAAAAGTTCAATACGTAACTGGTAAACGTTTAATGTATAACTGGCACTCTCAATTTGTCTTCAGCACCGCAGTGTGGACAGCTCATATTTTTCTTAAACTGCTGTGTAACTTGAAAAGTTCATATTTCACTCACAACATCTATTCAGATATCCCACCGTCTATAATTCCATCTACCAGTACAACTAATCGTACTACtgttactactattactacaagtacaagtacttactttttctgttgtttttaactcATCCCAGTTTTACAATTGTCTCAAAATATGAGAATATATAGTGCCTTATATATTACATGTAAATCGCTACGATTTTACATACAGAACCTCCAGGATGAACTAAACTCTCCTCTAGAGGTGAGGTGCAGTACGCAAAGTCTTCTTTTTAACACAGTGTTTCTCTGATCTGAAATATTAAGTCACTCGTTATAGTTTAACCTCTCAGTTATTTTCAGCACCACCGTCTGGACAGCTCCTCTTCAACATTAACTGCTTTCTCGCTTGGAAACCTGACTTTCCTTCAGATTTTGGTTAACTGATCAATCGTTATTCACTAGCTTGCAATGCATTAATCATAGTGTATTTCTAGAGTACAGATGGGCTTTGGAGTTATGACTTGTCTCACTACCTGCTCAGAGGGCATCTTCATTAGCAGGAGTGATGAGCAGCTCCTAGTTAAATGGCGTGATAATGTGTCACTGAGGAACATGCACACAGAACAGGCCTACTGTGATGCAGATATTTTTTATCACCCTGTAATGTTGCCTCTACTGCTTCTATTGTTTTGGGTCAGGagatatttatgtatttgaatATTAATTTGTTTGGAGGGAGaaacaagtttattttcttctcactAAAACCCTACAATCTACACCTTGTATATCTTATATTCAAATctaatacaacatttaaatgcacgcattaaattaaattaaacataacCTCTTGATACATACAATGTGAGTTGGCTTCTAAACACTCATCATTGCTACTCAAAGATGAGTTTTGTTCCCCTATCTTTAGCAACAGAACATGTTATTTGTAATATTGGACTCTGAGGGCCGCTGTTGGTCTTCAAAACACATGCGATGCCTTCATAATGCAGTTACACCTCCAGTACTCCTCTGAGTGTACCAGAGAGAGCAGGACATTCGTTCTTCATTTTCACCAATGGTCTTTGCACAGATGTATTCATTGCTACACTGTGGATTATAAACGGATGGGCAGAACGACGGGACGGAGTAATAGGTCGCCTTTTTTAGACATACTGTTTTTGTGGAGTTGTGTGGATTGCTTCGGGAATATGGCTTTTATCAGCGGTAAATCCACGATTACATGGCAAGTACGGGCCTTCATCCTTGTTGTTCTCATTGACGCCTCAGTCGGTCAGATCCGCTATTCTGTGCCAGAGGAGATGAGAAAGGGCTCGTTTGTAGGAAATGTAGCTGAAGATTTAGGCATCGACGCTAAAAGACTGAAGTCAGGCGGTGCCAGAATTGTTAACGGCGAAAGCAGCGAATATATCAAGCTGGATGCAGACAAAGGGATTCTTGTCGTGGGAGAAAGAATAGATAGAGAGCTGCTCTGCGGGCAGACAGCGCCCTGTAGCTTGAATTTTGAAATGATCATGATGAATCCAATGCAACTGCATAGTGTTGTAGTGGAGGTGTTGGATGTTAATGATAATGCACCCGTGTTTCACGAGAAAGAAGTACATGTGGAAATACTAGAATCTGCTCTACCAGGAACTGAAATATTACAGGAGAGTGCCACGGACCCAGACGTAGGCATCAACGCTTTACACGGATATACGTTACACCCCACGACACATTTCAATATAAAGGTCTTATCCAGCCCAAATGGTCATAAATATGCACAGTTGTATCTTTCTAATGCTTTAGACCGCGAGAAGGAGGAAAAGCTGATTCTCACgctcactgctgtggatggtGGTGAACCGCAACGATCAGGGACGCTAAAAATACATGTAACTGTCCGAGACACGAATGATAATGCTCCAGTTTTTACACAGTCAAATTTCAAGGCTactgttaaagaaaatgttccaAAAGGAACCTTAGTGGTGAGACTGAGCGCAACAGATGCAGATGAAGGCATGAATGGTCGTGTGACATATCACTTTAATCGCATGTCGAGCAATGTTGCTGAACTATTTCATCTGGATGAAAACAGTGGCGATTTAACTGTGAACGGCATGATTGATTATGAAGAGAATAAGATATATGAGATCGGTGTGCAGGCAAAGGATCAAGGTGGACAAAGCACATCAACAAATGTAATAATTGAGGTGACAGATGTAAACGACAATGCACCTCTCATCACACTAACCTCGTTTTCTAACCTCATCGCTGAGGATTCTCCTAGTGGAACTACTGTGGCTATCATAAACGTTAAAGATCTGGATTCAGGCAAAAATGGCAAAGTAGACTGCTCAGTTAACGGCAATATCCCGTTTGCAATCCACTCATCTCTGAAAAATTATTATACTCTGGTAACAAACGGTGTCCTTGACAGGGAGCGAAATCCTGATTACAATATCACTTTCACGGCTGTGGATGAAGGGAGCCCACCACTCTCGACTAACAAGACAATAACACTTCGAGTATCCGACGTAAATGACAATGCACCTATATTTGAACAAAGTTATTATGTAGCAAATATCGTGGAAAATAACTCCCCAGGATTATCTGTGTTTTCCGTGAAAGCACGGGACTCTGACTCGGGGCAGAACGCACGAGTGTCTTACCTGCTGATTGACACTCAGTTAAATGGCAACCCCATGTCCACTTACATATCTGTTAATGCTGAAAGTGGAGTAATACAGGCAGTTCGATCATTTGACTATGAGCAAATTAAAACACTCAATATTTTTGTGAAGGGGCAGGACGGTGGTTCCCCGCCGTTAAGCAGCAATACCacagttaaattaattattcaaGACCAGAACGACAACCCCCCTCAGGTCCTGTACCCAGTCCAGACTGGAGGCTCTCTGGTGGCTGAAATGGTGCCTCGTTCAGCAGATGTGGGCTATCTGGTGACTAAAGTGGTGGCTGTTGATGTGGACTCTGGACAGAATGCCTGGCTCTCCTATAAACTGCAGAAAGCCACAGACAGGGCGCTGTTTGAAGTGGGCTTACAGAATGGAGAAATAAGAACTATCCGCCAAGTGACTGATAAAGATGCTGTGAAACAAAGACTGAGTGTTATAGTGGAGGACAACGGGCAGCCCTCTCGTTCAGCTACAGTCATTGTTAACGTGGCGGTGGCGGACAGCTTCCCTGAAGTGCTGTCTGAGTTCACTGACTTTACACACGACAAGGAGTACAATGACAACCTGACTTTTTACTTAGTGTTGGCTTTGGCTGTAGtttccttcctcttcatcaCGTGTTTAGTGGTTATTATCTCAGTGAAAATCTACAGATGGAGACAGTCTCGCATCCTGTATCACTCCAGCCTGCCTGTGATTCCATATTATCCACCACGTTACTCAGACACTTTGGGGACAGGGACTCTCCAACACGTGTACAATTACGAGGTGTGCAGGACGACTGACTCCAGAAAGAGTGACTGTAAATTCGGCAGAGCCGGTAGTCAGAACGTGCTGATAATGGACCCCAGTTCTACAGGGACGATGCAGCGGATACAGAGTGAGAAGAGCATCCTGGATGAACCAGACTCTCCTCTAGAGGTGAGGTGCAATACGCAAACATTTGTTCTCTTACCAGAAAGTTTAGTACGTAACTGGTAAAAGTTTAATCGACAACTGGCGCTTTCAATATCCTTTCAGGACTACAGCGTGGACAGCTCTTCTTTAACTTAAACTGCTGTCTAACTTGAAATGTTCCCACTTCACTCATAACACCTATTCAGAAATGCCACCCTCTAACAATACAACTACCAGTACAACGAATCATACAATTACCACTTTACGACTACTGCTTgttctactactactaatatttTGACATGCTAATCTTCAcctatacttttttaaatctttttaatgCGTCTTACTAAATAGTGGGTGCCCTATAGTTTCACATTTAAGTTGTAACCCATGAAGCATTTTCAGAACCACAGCTCATGGATAGTCACACTGACTGCAGGTTAATTGTCTTGTGTGTATTGCTGCTTAATTTACTATGGAGCAAGAGCCTGGTGTTGTATTTAAGTGTGGAAACTTAATGTAATCGTTTAccagaataaatatattttcatttttacaggcTTTAAGCCGTTATATTTCTTTTCCTTCTAAATGGTTGGCAAATTAATGTTAAAATGGTCTGCTCGTGTTCATGATTTTCATTCTTTGGACAGTAAGGGACGCTGTTGGTCAGTGAAACAATTATTCAGAGTTGAATCAGTGGAGGCACAGCCCTCCTTTTTTCCGTTGAGACAGGAGAGAAGGCAGAGTGTGCTTCATAAGCAGGACTACGGCCACAATTTCATTCAGAGCGAGGACTTTAAAATCCAAAGATTTCTGGATGtgactgcttttttttctcagtggaTTATAAACAACGGGCTGTGGGTCTCACCAGTTTCTGTTTGTGCTATGGCTTTTGAAAAATCTCCTCACAAAAAATGGCGTTTGCATTGCAGGTCAGTATGGCCGCTTCTGCTGTTCCTTTGGTGTCTCAGTCACATAGTGTCCGGTCAAATCAGATATACAATTCCGGAGGAGCTGAAAAAGGGGGCTCTTATTGGTAACGTTGCTCAAGACCTTGGTTTGGATGTGCAAAGGCTCCGTTCTGGTCGTGCCCGTATCGTGACCAGACAAAGCATTCAGTACACCGAgctaaaaacagacaaaggcGTTTTAATCGTAAACGAGAGAATAGACCGAGAGCAGCTTTGTGGAGACGTAACACCGTGTAGCTTCAGCTTTGAGGTGATTTTGGAAAATCCTATGGAATTACATCGAGTTACAGTGGAAATAACTGACATAAATGACAACTCCCCGACGTTTAGGAAGgatgaaattaaatttgagatAAGTGAATCTGCCACACTGGGATCACGCTTTTTGTTAGCCAGTGCTGAAGACGCAGACGTGGGCAGTAACGGTCTACAGAAATACATACTAACTACGAGTGACATTTTTGGTTTAAAGCAGCATTCAACTCCAGATGGTCGAAAATATGCCGAGATGATCTTACAAAAGCCGTTAGATAGAGAAAGCGAGCCAAGAATAACGCTGAAGCTCGTTGCTGTTGACGGTGGAACTCCCCCGAGATCTGGAACAGTAAATATAGATATTACAGTGCTTGATGCTAATGATAATCCTCCCATTTTTAATCAGTCTCTGTATAGGGCTACTGTCTCGGAGAATGCATTGAAAGGCACCTATATCACAACAGTGAATGCAAGTGATGCAGACAGTGGATCAAACGGGTTCAGAACTTATAGATTTTCAAACATGAAAGAGCAGCTGGCTGACATATTTCATTTAGACGAAACTACGGGGATCGTTACACTTGTAGGACAAGTAGACtatgaaaaagataaaaaaatatgaaattatgaTTGAAGCCATGGATCAAGGTGGTCTGACTGATTCAAGTAAGATGTTAATTGAGATTACAGACGTCAATGATAATGCACCTGTCATAAATGTGATGTCATTCTCCAGCCCAGTGCCGGAGGATTCTGCCTCGGACACCACCGTGGCAATAATTAATGTGATTGACGCAGACTCAGAGCAAAATGGCCAAATTGCTTGTACAACAGACAGTAGCCTGCCATTTAAAATAAGATCAACATTAACGAATTACTATGCATTAGTAACAGAAACATCTTTTGACAGAGAAGTTATACCAGAATATAAGATAACTGTAAGGGCCACCGATTCGGGATCACCACCCTTGTCAAGCACAACAGTATTACGTTTAACAATATCTGATGTTAATGACAATGCTCCGTTATTCGATAAAATTAGCTACGTTGCTCACGTTACAGAAAACAATTCCCCTGGAGTGTCCATATTTTCCGTCAAAGCACGGGATATTGACTGGAATCAAAATGCGAGAATATCGTACTTTCTCGAAGATGCACAGATAAATGGTAGTCCAACCTCTTCTTACGTCTCCATAAACAGTGAAACTGGAGCAATCCACGCACTGCGCTCGTTTGATTATGAACAAATTAAACAACTTCAGCTGGTAGTTAAGGCGCAGGATGGAGGCCTCTCTATATTCACAGTGAGTGCCAGAGACGCTGACTGGAACCAGAATGCCCGTGTTTCTTACATACTGGAGGACTCCTCTGTTAACGGAGTGCCAGTCTCCTCATATGTGTCCGTTAGTGCTGATAGTGGAGTCATCCATGCAGTGCGCTCTTTTGACTACGAGCAGATCAAAGACTTCCAGTTCCGCGTCAAAGCTCAGGATGGAGGCTCCCCTCCACTCAGTAGCAACGTGACTGTGAAACTAATGATCCAGGACCAGAACGACAACCCTCCTCAGGTCCTGTACCCAGTCCAGACTGGAGGCTCTCTGGTGGCTGAAATGGTGCCTCGTTCAGCAGATGTGGGCTATCTGGTGACTAAAGTGGTGGCTGTTGATGTGGACTCTGGACAGAATGCCTGGCTCTCCTATAAACTGCAGAAAGCCACAGACAGGGCGCTGTTTGAAGTGGGCTTACAGAATGGAGAAATAAGAACTATCCGCCAAGTGACTGATAAAGATGCTGTGAAACAAAGACTGAGTGTTATAGTGGAGGACAACGGGCAGCCCTCTCGTTCAGCTACAGTCATTGTTAACGTGGCGGTGGCGGACAGCTTCCCTGAAGTGCTGTCTGAGTTCACTGACTTTACACACGACAAGGAGTACAATGACAACCTGACTTTTTACTTAGTGTTGGCTTTGGCTGTAGtttccttcctcttcatcaCGTGTTTAGTGGTTATTATCTCAGTGAAAATCTACAGATGGAGACAGTCTCGCATCCTGTATCACTCCAGCCTGCCTGTGATTCCATATTATCCACCACGTTACTCAGACACTTTGGGGACAGGGACTCTCCAACACGTGTACAATTACGAGGTATGCAGGACGACTGACTCCAGAAAGAGTGACTGTAAGTTCGGCAGAGCCGGTAGTCAGAACGTGCTGATAATGGACCCCAGTTCTACAGGGACGATGCAGCGGATACAGAGTGAGAAGAGCATCCTGGATGAACCAGACTCTCCTCTGGAGGTTAGTTAACTTCACTACATGGCGTAAAGATAAAATCCCTGGCTCATTGTCCTCAAATCTCACATTTTCCTTCCTGCTGACTGTGTATGTTTAGTCAACTGCCAACTGTTTTGCTCTTAAAGTAGATAACATATATTTGGAGGTTAGCTTTGTCATTTCATAAAGTTCTATGAATCTATTAATCAGTATAagtcttttgttattgtcagtGCAAATAATTAGCCtttctaaataattatttaaaagccTTAGTTGCGTGCCGACGTTTACACTTTAAGAGTTAAACGTGCTGTTTTTTTCGTTGAAATGTCATTCTTGTCAGTGcctttcagcaccatggatagAGCAACATTGAGAAAACGTTGTTGAGGCTTTGCAGTGTTGCCTTTCTTCCCTTTTTCATTGTGTTCTCTGCCTGCCTGCTTAGCTATCTCACGTtctagctgtgtgtgtgtgtgtgtgtgtgtgtgtgtgtgtgtgtgtactgatgTTCACATGAGCACATTATATTATTCAGTTATTTTAGCAATTAACGTGTGAACTGTATTGACATAGTTTCATACTTAATGTAATTACATTCATGAGTTTGATATGGTCGAAGTGTAGTTCAGTGCATCGAACTCACAGGGACGCTGTTGACCAGTCTGCTGAAATTTCAGAGCTCAGTGCAGCTGTACCTCCCCCATCTTCCCGAAATGCTTcagggaaagagaaaaagaataaCGGGCACGCTTTGTAAGAGGGAGAAAGTCGAACACGGTGATACCGGGTGAATTATCATCttcttttgcagtgtggattctgtattattttgctgatatttccaTCTCAAATCCTTTCGTTGGATTGCGTATTTGATACAATTTTTTGTGGACTAGAGAATGTCGGACAGAACAATGCCATGGCAAGTAGGATTACTGTTGTTTATCTCGTTTGTATCTCTCAGCTCCGTTCTTGGGCAGGTCAGCTACTCCATTCCGGAGGAAATGGCGAAAGGATCTCTGGTCGGTAACATAGCGCAAGATTTAGGTTTAGATGTGAAACGGCTGAAATCAGGGAAAGCTCGTATATATACCGGAGAAGGTAAAGAACACATCGAGCTGAATAAAGAACGGGGAGTCCTTTTAATCAAAGAGCGGATAGACAGAGAAGCGCTCTGCGGACAGACGACGCCCTGTGCTCTTgattttcaaatcattttggagaATCCTATGCAGTTTTACAGCATCACTGTCGAGATCACTGATATTAACGACAACTctcctgaatttaaaaacaaggaCATGAAATTTGACGTTAGTGAGACGGTTCAAATTGGATCGAAATTTGTCTTAGAAAAGGCTGTTGATGTCGATGTTGGTATTAATGGGCTACGGGGTTATTCACTGAGTTCAAGTGACACATTCACTTTAAATCCTTATAGAATTGGCAGTAGCAGAAATGTTGAGATGGTTTTAAAGAAGCCTCTTGACCGAGAAAAAAAGGAGCGGTTGTCTTTAGTATTGACTGCTACAGACGGTGGCGACCCGCAGCTCTCAGGAACGATGCAAATTATCATTACTGTGTTAGACGCAAACGATAATGCACCTGTTTGTTCTCAAGCAGAATATAAGACTAATGTGAAAGAAAACGCGTTGAAAGGAGCTGTCCTAACTACGGTGAGCGCATCTGATGCAGATGAAGGTCCTCATGGGCACATACAGTATTCAGTCTCAAATGTTCCAGAGGGCGCACTTGAACTCTTTCATGTGGATACAGAAAATGGTGTGGTTACATTAATGGGAAAGCTTGATTATGAGAAATTTCGACATTATGAGATCGATGTCCAAGCATCAGATGATGGTGGTAACTCAGACTTTTGTAAAGTGATAATTGAGGTGCTGGATACAAACGATAACCCACCAGCTATCAATATTATGTCTACGTCATCTAGTATATCTGAGGATGTTAAGCCAGGCACAGTTCTTACAATGATGAACGTTCAGGATCCAGATTCAAGTGAAAATGGCAAAGTCAACTGCgttttagatgaaaaaaatcattttacaaTCACGTCAGCATCAAATAATTTCTTTACTTTAGTGACAGACGGTGAGTTAGACAGAGAGATCGCTTCTCAGTATAACATAACAGTGACCTGCTCTGATGAGGGAGTGCCCTCCCTCTCCAGCAGCGTCACTCTCACCTTACAGATCTCTGATGTGAATGATAACGCGCCTGTCTTTGAGAGGAGCTCATATGAGGCCTACATTGTAGAAAACAACACACCAGGCCTCTCTATATTCACAGTGAGAGCCAGAGACGCTGACTGGAACCAGAATGCCCGTGTTTCTTACATACTGGAGGACTCCTCTGTTAACGGAGTGCCAGTCTCCTCATATGTGTCCGTTAGTGCTGATAGTGGAGTCATCCATGCAGTGCGCTCTTTTGACTACGAGCAGATCAAAGACTTCCAGTTCCGCGTCAAAGCTCAGGATGGAGGCTCCCCTCCACTCAGTAGCAATGTGACTGTCAAACTAATGATCCAGGACCAGAACGACAATCCTCCTCAGGTCCTGTACCCAGTCCAGACTGGAGGCTCTCTGGTGGCTGAAATGGTGCCTCGTTCAGCAGATGTGGGCTATCTGGTGACTAAAGTGGTGGCTGTTGATGTGGACTCTGGACAGAATGCCTGGCTCTCCTATAAACTGCAGAAAGCCACAGACAGGGCGCTGTTTGAAGTGGGCTTACAGAATGGAGAAATAAGAACTATCCGCCAAGTGACTGATAAAGATGCTGTGAAACAAAGACTGAGTGTTATAGTGGAGGACAACGGGCAGCCCTCTCGTTCAGCTACAGTCATTGTTAACGTGGCGGTGGCGGACAGCTTCCCTGAAGTGCTGTCTGAGTTCACTGACTTTACACACGACAAGGAGTACAATGACAACCTGACTTTTTACTTAGTGTTGGCTTTGGCTGTAGtttccttcctcttcatcaCGTGTTTAGTGGTTATTATCTCAGTGAAAATCTACAGATGGAGACAGTCTCGCATCCTGTATCACTCCAGCCTGCCTGTGATTCCATATTATCCACCACGTTACTCAGACACTTTGGGGACAGGGACTCTCCAACACGTGTACAATTACGAGGTGTGCAGGACGACTGACTCCAGAAAGAGTGACTGTAAGTTCGGCAGAGCCGGTAGTCAGAACGTGCTGATAATGGACCCCAGTTCTACAGGGACGATGCAGCGGATACAGAGTGAGAAGAGCATCCTGGATGAACCAGACTCTCCTCTAGAGGTTAGAAATTAATATTGTTTTACATTGAATTTTACGGTTAATCCAacacatcacaacacaacaTTTGTTTTAGAATAGGAAACAAGTGACACCTATGTGGGCTTTTAACGGAGTAGCAGACAGTATTGCTTAGTCAATGCTTTATCATCACGACAGTGCTTTTAATTACCTCcatattattcttttttaacgTTGTTCATGTTGGATTTGTATTGGATAGGCGTccttttattatgattatgttcTGTAAATAATGTATGTTACGTTTGTAAAGAATATTATATTTTACCAAATAAGAGTGCACCTTTACAGTTACATTTCACCTCACAACATTGGTTTTATTGTTCAGCGTTTAGGGTGAAATAGCCGACATGTTCTTGTTCTGTCTACCAATAAATAGGCTACAGTACTTTCACATTTGCACAGTTGTATGTAGTACATTACATTGAACTCTTAGGGCCGCTGTTGGCCAGTCTGTGATAACTGCAGCACAGGTTTCAGCAGTACCTCCCATCGTCTTTTCCCCCATCTTATATCAGTGGGAAACAGACAGTGCTAATGCTACAGAATAAGAGAGGAGCCATCCTCGACGCGGACAGCTGCAGTTAACTGTGCGTTTATGACTGCTTCACATTGTTGTATACTCAGAGGAAATACATCGGATTTTTTTTCCAGCGGTATCAGGACTGTAACGGGATTACTGTGAGTGGAAATGCCGGACAGAACAATGAGGCGGCAAGTGCTGTTGTTTGTCTCAATCCTTTCTCTCACATCGGTGCTCGGGCAGGTTAGCTACTCCATTCCTGAGGAAATGGCAAAAGGGTCATTAATCGGTAACATTGCTCAGGATTTAGGTTTAGACAGAAAACGACTAACCTCAGGCAAAGCTCGAATATTTACAGGAGACAGCGCAGAGTACATCGAGCTGAACAGAGAACGAGGAGTCCTTCTTATCAAAGAGAAAATAGACAGAGAGGCGCTCTGTGGACAGACGACGCCCTGTGCTTTGCATTttcaggtcattttggaaaatcCTGTGGAATTTTACACTGTTGCTGTTGAAATCACAGATATAAATGACAACAGTCCAGTTTTTGAAAAATCTGAcatgaaatttaaaataagCGAATCTGCTGTAACCGGAGCAAAATTCTTGTTAGAGAGGGCAGTAGATCCTGATGTTGGCATGAATAGTCTACAGAGTTATTTACTGACTAAAACCGAGAATTT of Centropristis striata isolate RG_2023a ecotype Rhode Island chromosome 12, C.striata_1.0, whole genome shotgun sequence contains these proteins:
- the LOC131982200 gene encoding protocadherin gamma-A5-like; amino-acid sequence: MSFVPLSLATEHVICNIGGQIRYSVPEEMRKGSFVGNVAEDLGIDAKRLKSGGARIVNGESSEYIKLDADKGILVVGERIDRELLCGQTAPCSLNFEMIMMNPMQLHSVVVEVLDVNDNAPVFHEKEVHVEILESALPGTEILQESATDPDVGINALHGYTLHPTTHFNIKVLSSPNGHKYAQLYLSNALDREKEEKLILTLTAVDGGEPQRSGTLKIHVTVRDTNDNAPVFTQSNFKATVKENVPKGTLVVRLSATDADEGMNGRVTYHFNRMSSNVAELFHLDENSGDLTVNGMIDYEENKIYEIGVQAKDQGGQSTSTNVIIEVTDVNDNAPLITLTSFSNLIAEDSPSGTTVAIINVKDLDSGKNGKVDCSVNGNIPFAIHSSLKNYYTLVTNGVLDRERNPDYNITFTAVDEGSPPLSTNKTITLRVSDVNDNAPIFEQSYYVANIVENNSPGLSVFSVKARDSDSGQNARVSYLLIDTQLNGNPMSTYISVNAESGVIQAVRSFDYEQIKTLNIFVKGQDGGSPPLSSNTTVKLIIQDQNDNPPQVLYPVQTGGSLVAEMVPRSADVGYLVTKVVAVDVDSGQNAWLSYKLQKATDRALFEVGLQNGEIRTIRQVTDKDAVKQRLSVIVEDNGQPSRSATVIVNVAVADSFPEVLSEFTDFTHDKEYNDNLTFYLVLALAVVSFLFITCLVVIISVKIYRWRQSRILYHSSLPVIPYYPPRYSDTLGTGTLQHVYNYEVCRTTDSRKSDCKFGRAGSQNVLIMDPSSTGTMQRIQSEKSILDEPDSPLEDYSVDSSSLT
- the LOC131982202 gene encoding protocadherin gamma-A1-like, with the protein product MSDRTMPWQVGLLLFISFVSLSSVLGQVSYSIPEEMAKGSLVGNIAQDLGLDVKRLKSGKARIYTGEGKEHIELNKERGVLLIKERIDREALCGQTTPCALDFQIILENPMQFYSITVEITDINDNSPEFKNKDMKFDVSETVQIGSKFVLEKAVDVDVGINGLRGYSLSSSDTFTLNPYRIGSSRNVEMVLKKPLDREKKERLSLVLTATDGGDPQLSGTMQIIITVLDANDNAPVCSQAEYKTNVKENALKGAVLTTVSASDADEGPHGHIQYSVSNVPEGALELFHVDTENGVVTLMGKLDYEKFRHYEIDVQASDDGGNSDFCKVIIEVLDTNDNPPAINIMSTSSSISEDVKPGTVLTMMNVQDPDSSENGKVNCVLDEKNHFTITSASNNFFTLVTDGELDREIASQYNITVTCSDEGVPSLSSSVTLTLQISDVNDNAPVFERSSYEAYIVENNTPGLSIFTVRARDADWNQNARVSYILEDSSVNGVPVSSYVSVSADSGVIHAVRSFDYEQIKDFQFRVKAQDGGSPPLSSNVTVKLMIQDQNDNPPQVLYPVQTGGSLVAEMVPRSADVGYLVTKVVAVDVDSGQNAWLSYKLQKATDRALFEVGLQNGEIRTIRQVTDKDAVKQRLSVIVEDNGQPSRSATVIVNVAVADSFPEVLSEFTDFTHDKEYNDNLTFYLVLALAVVSFLFITCLVVIISVKIYRWRQSRILYHSSLPVIPYYPPRYSDTLGTGTLQHVYNYEVCRTTDSRKSDCKFGRAGSQNVLIMDPSSTGTMQRIQSEKSILDEPDSPLEVRN
- the LOC131981933 gene encoding protocadherin gamma-C3-like, with the protein product MVGKLMLKWSARVHDFHSLDSKGRCWSVKQLFRVESVEAQPSFFPLRQERRQSVLHKQDYGHNFIQSEDFKIQRFLDVTAFFSQWIINNGLWVSPVSVCAMAFEKSPHKKWRLHCRSVWPLLLFLWCLSHIVSGQIRYTIPEELKKGALIGNVAQDLGLDVQRLRSGRARIVTRQSIQYTELKTDKGVLIVNERIDREQLCGDVTPCSFSFEVILENPMELHRVTVEITDINDNSPTFRKDEIKFEISESATLGSRFLLASAEDADVGSNGLQKYILTTSDIFGLKQHSTPDGRKYAEMILQKPLDRESEPRITLKLVAVDGGTPPRSGTVNIDITVLDANDNPPIFNQSLYRATVSENALKGTYITTVNASDADSGSNGFRTYRFSNMKEQLADIFHLDETTGIVTLVGQVDYEKDKKI
- the LOC131982201 gene encoding protocadherin gamma-A7-like, whose product is MDQGGLTDSKNNSPGVSIFSVKARDIDWNQNARISYFLEDAQINGSPTSSYVSINSETGAIHALRSFDYEQIKQLQLVVKAQDGGLSIFTVSARDADWNQNARVSYILEDSSVNGVPVSSYVSVSADSGVIHAVRSFDYEQIKDFQFRVKAQDGGSPPLSSNVTVKLMIQDQNDNPPQVLYPVQTGGSLVAEMVPRSADVGYLVTKVVAVDVDSGQNAWLSYKLQKATDRALFEVGLQNGEIRTIRQVTDKDAVKQRLSVIVEDNGQPSRSATVIVNVAVADSFPEVLSEFTDFTHDKEYNDNLTFYLVLALAVVSFLFITCLVVIISVKIYRWRQSRILYHSSLPVIPYYPPRYSDTLGTGTLQHVYNYEVCRTTDSRKSDCKFGRAGSQNVLIMDPSSTGTMQRIQSEKSILDEPDSPLEVS